From a single Brassica napus cultivar Da-Ae chromosome C9, Da-Ae, whole genome shotgun sequence genomic region:
- the LOC106416902 gene encoding uncharacterized protein LOC106416902, which translates to MASGESKERVIRQRNEIQDYVDARYLSACESMWWTFVFHIHKRKSSVEKLIIHLEGEHNITVKKTDNLGRVICKADIKKTMFTECMVLCRRSEFARTLTYVQIPEYFVWNNNAKVWTERKKGKTIGRIVAVHPSAGDRYYLRILINKIKGPRSYDELKTYNSVKYHDFNSVCYARGYLDNDVEWHESMSEGARWATPYQLRDMFVTFQNNCFVTSPKNLRENSWRSMSEDILHKRQRILGHTNLELDDDTLEQYTLIEVEKLMRMHDRSLGDIKEMPKIKHVLLNELGNNFWNQELDYDIAEETLRHDMQFNKLNADQRAIYESVLDSVDKMDGKLFFVYGTSDTRKTFLYQTIISRIRSRKQIVLLVASSGIAALLLPNGRTAHSRFNIPLKLTEDKLCNIKLRTMLAELIEKTDLIIWGEAPMTHKHAFEALDKTLRDIMSRKNPSTKDKTFDGKTVLLGGDCRQILPVNPQGNRADIVLASISHSYLWDSCHKFSLKTNMRVNQEEKEFSDWLLLVGEGHPQLESRYECEDYHKQMITVDKSLIRQSYVDPLKEVVDAAYGEVNKHTNSQTSYTDKAILTPCNETVEEINAYTISQTDGVSRDYFSSNSFEISDTKSDQNDTLYAVEYLNSLEFSGLPSHKLTLKVGYFFLMVHNAASDLQKT; encoded by the exons ATGGCCTCTGGCGAATCAAAGGAGAGAGTCATCAGGCAACGCAATGAGATCCAAGACTACGTCGATGCTCGATATTTATCAGCTTGTGAGTCTATGTGGTGGACTTTCGTATTCCACATACACAAAAGAAAGTCATCAGTTGAGAAGCTTATCATTCACTTAGAAGGCGAACATAATATCACGGTTAAAAAAACTGATAACCTCGGCCGTGTAATCTGCAAAGCAGATATCAAGAAGACCATGTTCACTGAATGTATGGTTTTATGCAGAAGGTCAGAGTTTGCACGGACATTAACGTATGTGCAAATACCAGAATATTTTGTATGGAACAACAATGCTAAGGTGTGGACTGAACGTAAGAAAGGCAAAACCATTGGGAGAATCGTAGCTGTTCATCCATCAGCAGGTGATCGTTACTATCTAAGGatcctcattaataagattaagggTCCTAGAAGTTATGACGAGCTCAAAACATACAACAGTGTGAAATATCATGACTTCAATTCAGTTTGCTACGCACGCGGCTATTTAGACAACGATGTTGAATGGCATGAGAGTATGTCAGAGGGTGCTAGATGGGCTACCCCATACCAACTCCGCGATATGTTTGTCACGTTCCAAAACAACTGCTTCGTTACGAGTCCTAAAAACCTACGGGAAAACTCATGGAGATCAATGAGCGAGGACATACTTCACAAGAGGCAAAGAATTTTAGGTCATACAAATCTGGAGCTGGATGATGATACCCTTGAGCAATACACGTTAATCGAAGTAGAAAAGTTGATGCGCATGCATGACCGCTCATTGGGTGATATTAAAGAGATGCCAAAGATTAAACATGTTTTGCTAAACGAACTGGGAAACAATTTTTGGAACCAAGAACTGGATTACGATAttgccgaggaaacactaagaCATGACATGCAATTCAACAAACTTAATGCTGATCAACGTGCGATTTACGAATCAGTCTTAGACTCAGTTGATAAAATGGATGGGAAGCTATTCTTTGTATATGGCACAAGTGACACACGGAAAACATTCCTATACCAAACCATTATATCAAGGATTCGATCAAGAAAACAGATAGTTCTGCTGGTTGCCTCTTCAGGAATAGCCGCACTGTTGCTACCTAACGGTAGAACAGCGCATTCACGCTTCAATATCCCTTTAAAGCTCACCGAAGATAAGCTCTGCAACATCAAACTAAGAACAATGCTGGCTGAGCTAATCGAGAAAACGGATCTTATAATATGGGGCGAAGCACCTATGACACATAAGCATGCTTTTGAGGCCCTCGACAAAACGTTGAGAGACATAATGTCTAGAAAAAATCCTTCTACAAAGGATAAGACTTTTGACGGCAAGACAGTTCTATTAGGAGGTGATTGTAGACAGATACTACCAGTGAATCCACAAGGTAACAGAGCTGATATTGTCTTAGCTTCAATAAGTCACTCATACCTATGGGATAGTTGCCACAAGTtctctttaaaaacaaatatgagaGTCAATCAGGAAGAAAAAGAGTTCTCCGATTGGCTCCTTCTGGTTGGGGAAGGTCATCCACAATTAGAATCGCGATATGAGTGTGAAGACTACCATAAACAAATGATAACTGTCGATAAATCATTGATTCGTCAGAGTTATGTTGACCCATTAAAAGAAGTTGTTGATGCCGCATATGGAGAAGTCAACAAACATACAAATTCCCAGACCTCCTACACTGATAAAGCTATACTCACACCATGTAATGAAACCGTCGAGGAAATCAATGCTTATACCATCTCACAGACCGACGGGGTGTCAAGAGATTACTTCAGCTCAAACAGCTTTGAGATATCAGACACTAAATCAGATCAAAATGATACATTATACGCCGTTGAGTATCTCAATTCATTGGAATTCTCAGGGTTGCCTTCGCACAAACTAACTCTGAAAGTTG GCTATTTCTTTCTTATGGTCCACAACGCAGCTTCTGATCTTCAAAAGACTTGA